The following proteins are encoded in a genomic region of Oncorhynchus kisutch isolate 150728-3 linkage group LG18, Okis_V2, whole genome shotgun sequence:
- the bcl9l gene encoding B-cell CLL/lymphoma 9-like protein isoform X3: MRSKRRCVLEKKQPYSGDEWCSGPDTEEEEDKPHPATHRPLQGLSGPSSKAGPVPLPPDPALTPGMGRGLGPGGQRSEMPRPAQQVVYVFTTSLANSAAESVMHGHSDSILLFHQQNVPRTKQLEQCAPSGKHPSLSGQLSSSSTPPMGTPKSQSGTPRPASVVGSHLQAAGSRTPSSTGHPDSEPPHSRPGGLGASNNISSTPSHQPGNAVAPIPSGPGPGGGGRGGEGKGVLPHPSAGVSPSGSPSVLSAHLQVDVGARGGGGPGGNGGDGGLSKEQLEHRERSLQTLRDIERLLLRSGTAGGAGEPPGPNNNPNNVNNINTEGSGGGPQEDAENSGNNNNDANNMLLPPMGKMKKYEEPLRSIISQAQHLGGAGGMDGSPMGGPHHPDRHLHSPGGLDMGTLLGPDGLTPEQVAWRQLQEDYYQEKRRQEELQPNPHTHPQHFRLMQEMGAPVMMRGPPPPYHSKSGEQQWGPGGPMMGPGGMGPGGMGPGNPRMIDMHQEGPRGPRFLGQMQRVPPGGGGFPSSPGGVLSIEGLSPQRAARPGMWIEDLPPNMMGGGRGPFYHGGPGGGPPQHMQGDPERMLTREDMFRIMEKRQLQGLHHLELERIVQQQGMGGPRMMEGPGGFPNQGMGRGPGSRGDPMDFPGSREMMGSPGGGVGGGGPQMRDLVDSSLGPGGMNMNANMMNQQQQMMLQKLRGGGRGGGGGPLEGPLRDLLSQEDIARIRAAQNDAGHGGSKVMLQGPDGPLHFPSQGPFPGGPGGGDGGYLQGPGTNMFGLPDQHGGGPHMGGTSRLSHMPMGGGGGGPRGADLGPHHPSDLSINVNPGMVSPAMPPPPHQLKSPSLNQEPSPLMNSPAAGLKSPSQLSSTGGPQSQQHPLPPASGAGTPSSSSMKSPQVMGPSLGMRSPSDSPGRLKSPAMVSSPGWTSSPKTALPSPGGLSSGKGLGNGGSSSTETGPSLPPRSSNSTPISQPGSMAPSMPFTSSPDNPPTQNPLSLIMSQMSKYAMPSSTPLYHDAIKTIATSDDEMMPDRPLLSGVNIGGNPGNHQGSMMLSQSSIGPHSGQLSPNPMGLNGMNPAMMGAGGGPLDRMGYSLSPMHPQNQMGGFPRMQHPSHGGPMHSPLGSMPPQFSQQNPEDVLPPQQLQHMLSKGMSHPHQRGPHHSDSFLGPDGPDLSDVIRPTHSGIPEFDLSRIIPSDKPSSTLQYFPKAEGMSGVQQGQGNHPNPHQGQPGSQGPCPPPPQLLKQLSAPGPHSNAPSSNPHIANLQNMMAEQQLPPHPSHCGMGRHGMAGMPQGGSRGMGGPGGHMMHPGHMMGRTGMGPGPTQQQLQQQAMMANSLLHGGHLGPQPHPSMMSSQQHSLMAQQNLMLMQAKQRSMGLPGDPFGQQGGSLMSPQGPMMGPGPPHPQSGMMGPGMGPGSQGPLRQRGMSLDSPLGYGPG; encoded by the exons tGTGCCCCATCAGGGAAACATCCCAGTCTGTCAGGGCAGCTGAGCTCCAGCAGCACCCCTCCCATGGGCACCCCCAAGTCTCAGAGCGGCACCCCCAGACCGGCCTCTGTAGTAGGGAGCCACCTTCAGGCTGCGGGAAGCAGGACACCATCTTCCACGGGACACCCCGACTCTGAGCCCCCCCATAGCAGACCGGGGGGTCTTGGAGCCTCCAATAACATTAGCAGTACTCCCTCCCACCAGCCAGGGAACGCTGTTGCACCTATACCTTCTGGCCCAGGCCCCGGGGGTGGAGGTcgtggaggggaggggaaaggggtgCTGCCTCACCCCAGCGCGGGGGTGTCTCCATCGGGTAGCCCCTCGGTGCTCTCAGCCCACCTGCAGGTCGACGTGGGGGCGAGGGGCGGGGGTGGTCCGGGGGGTAATGGAGGAGACGGGGGTCTGTCTAAAGAACagctggaacacagagagaggtctctACAGACCCTCAGGGACATCGAGAGGCTTTTGCTCCGCTCCGGGACAGCAGGGGGCGCCGGAGAGCCACCAGGCCCCAACAACAACCCCAACAATGTAAACAACATTAACACAGAAGGTAGTGGCGGCGGTCCGCAGGAGGACGCGGAGAATAGCGGTAATAATAACAACGATGCTAACAACATGTTGCTTCCCCCTATGGGCAAGATGAAGAAGTACGAGGAGCCTCTCAGGTCTATCATCTCCCAGGCGCAGCATCTGGGGGGGGCAGGGGGGATGGACGGCTCTCCCATGGGGGGTCCCCACCACCCCGACCGCCACCTCCACTCCCCCGGGGGCCTGGACATGGGGACCCTCTTGGGTCCTGACGGACTGACCCCAGAGCAGGTGGCCTGGAGGCAGCTGCAGGAGGATTATTACCAGGAGAAGAGAAGGCAGGAGGAGCTTCAGCCTaaccctcacacacacccacagcacTTCAGATTGATGCAGGAGATGGGTGCCCCGGTTATGATGAGGGGGCCCCCTCCGCCATACCACAGCAAGTCTGGGGAGCAGCAGTGGGGGCCCGGGGGGCCCATGATGGGTCCGGGAGGGATGGGACCGGGAGGGATGGGGCCCGGTAACCCTCGGATGATAGACATGCACCAGGAGGGACCCCGGGGGCCACGGTTCCTGGGCCAGATGCAGAGGGTtccccctggggggggggggttcccaaGCAGTCCTGGAGGGGTGTTATCCATCGAGGGTCTCAGCCCCCAGCGGGCAGCCAGGCCAGGCATGTGGATAGAGGACCTGCCCCCCAACATGATGGGTGGTGGCAGGGGGCCATTCTACCATGGGGGGCCAGGTGGGGGACCCCCCCAACACATGCAGGGTGACCCTGAGCGCATGCTGACCCGGGAAGATATGTTCCGCATCATGGAGAAGAGGCAGCTACAGGGGCTCCACCACCTGGAGCTGGAGAGGATAGTCCAACAACAGGGTATGGGGGGCCCCAGGATGATGGAGGGGCCAGGGGGGTTCCCCAACCAGGGGATGGGCAGAGGGCCAGGATCAAGGGGGGACCCCATGGACTTCCCAGGATCCAGGGAGATGATGGGGTCCCCGGGCGGTGGTGTAGGAGGAGGGGGACCCCAGATGAGAGATCTGGTAGACTCCTCTCTCGGCCCCGGGGGGATGAACATGAACGCTAACATGATGAACCAGCAGCAGCAGATGATGCTGCAgaagctgagaggaggaggaagaggaggaggaggagggccacTAGAGGGTCCTTTAAGGGACTTGCTGAGCCAAGAGGACATCGCTCGGATCCGGGCCGCCCAGAATGATGCAGGACATGGAGGGAGTAAAGTGATGCTCCAGGGACCAGACGGCCCGCTCCACTTCCCCAGCCAGGGGCCCTTCCCTGGGGGACCGGGAGGAGGCGATGGGGGTTACCTCCAAGGGCCCGGGACTAACATGTTCGGCTTGCCTGACCAGCATGGTGGGGGGCCTCACATGGGGGGTACGTCTCGCCTCAGCCACATGCccatgggtggtggtggtgggggaccCCGGGGCGCAGACCTCGGCCCCCACCACCCTTCGGACCTGTCCATCAACGTGAACCCCGGTATGGTCTCCCCGGCGAtgccccctccccctcaccagcTCAAGTCTCCATCCCTTAACCAGGAGCCATCGCCTCTCATGAACTCCCCCGCCGCGGGACTTAAGTCCCCCTCTCAGTTATCCTCAACTGGGGGTCCTCAGAGCCAGCAACACCCTCTACCCCCTGCCTCTGGGGCCGggaccccctcctcttcctccatgaaGTCTCCCCAGGTGATGGGCCCCTCCCTGGGTATGCGCTCCCCCTCAGACTCCCCTGGACGTCTGAAGTCTCCAGCCATGGTGTCGTCTCCAGGGTGGACATCCTCTCCGAAGACCGCTCTACCCAGCCCTGGGGGACTTAGCAGTGGGAAGGGGCTGGGGAACGGAGGCAGCAGCTCCACAGAGACTG GACCATCACTGCCCCCCAGGAGTTCTAACTCCACCCCTATCAGCCAGCCTGGTTCCATGGCTCCCAGCATGCCCTTCACCTCATCGCCAGACAACCCTCCTACTCAGAACCCACTCTCCCTCATTATGTCACAGATGTCCAAGTATGCCATGCCTAGCTCCACCCCACTCTACCACGACGCTATCAAGACCATTGCCACCTCCGATGACGAGATGATGCCAGATCGCCCTCTGCTGTCCGGAGTCAACATCGGAG GTAACCCAGGGAACCATCAGGGCTCTATGATGCTGTCCCAGAGTTCCATTGGGCCCCACAGTGGCCAGCTGTCCCCCAACCCAATGGGCCTGAACGGTATGAACCCTGCCATGATGGGCGCCGGAGGGGGACCCCTGGACAGGATGGGGTACAGCTTGTCCCCCATGCACCCCCAAAACCAGATGGGAGGGTTCCCTCGCATGCAGCACCCCTCTCACGGAGGCCCCATGCACTCCCCTCTGGGCAGTATGCCCCCCCAGTTCTCCCAACAGAACCCAGAAGATGTTCTCCCCCCCCAGCAGCTGCAGCACATGCTCAGTAAGGGCATGTCCCACCCCCACCAGCGCGGCCCCCACCACTCTGACTCCTTTTTGGGCCCCGACGGCCCCGACCTGAGTGACGTCATCCGACCGACCCACTCTGGCATCCCGGAGTTCGACCTGTCTCGTATCATCCCCTCCGACAAGCCCTCCTCCACCCTGCAGTATTTCCCCAAGGCAGAGGGCATGTCCGGGGTCCAGCAGGGCCAGGGGAACCACCCTAACCCCCACCAGGGCCAGCCTGGCTCCCAGGGCCCTTGCCCCCCTCCTCCACAGCTCCTGAAACAGCTGTCTGCCCCTGGCCCTCACAGCAATGCCCCCTCCTCCAACCCTCACATTGCTAACCTGCAGAACATGATGGCAGAACAGCAgctgcccccccacccctcccactGTGGGATGGGTAGACATGGTATGGCGGGGATGCCCCAGGGGGGATCCAGGGGCATGGGGGGTCCGGGTGGTCACATGATGCATCCTGGACACATGATGGGGAGGACAGGTATGGGGCCAGGCCCCACCCAGCAACAGCTTCAACAGCAGGCCATGATGGCGAACAGCCTCCTCCACGGCGGCCACCTTGGCCCCCAGCCCCACCCATCCATGATGTCTTCCCAACAACACAGCCTAATGGCCCAGCAGAACCTCATGCTGATGCAGGCTAAGCAGAGAAGTATGGGCCTCCCTGGGGACCCATTCGGCCAGCAGGGGGGATCCCTCATGTCCCCTCAGGGCCCCATGATGGGACCGGGCCCCCCACACCCCCAGAGTGGGATGATGGGCCCCGGCATGGGCCCTGGCTCCCAGGGGCCACTCAGACAGAGAGGTATGTCCCTGGACAGTCCCCTAGGCTACGGCCCTGGCTAA